A window from Mycobacterium botniense encodes these proteins:
- the kstD gene encoding 3-oxosteroid 1-dehydrogenase, producing the protein MTAQEFDVVVVGSGGAGMVAALTAAHRGLSAVIIEKAPHYGGSTARSGGGVWIPNNEVLQRDGVRDTPEAARTYLHGIIGDVVEPERIDTYLERGPEMLSFVLKHTPLKMCWVPGYSDYYPEAEGGRPGGRSIEPKPFNAKKLGPDLAGLEPPYSKVPLNVVVMQQDYVRLNLLKRHPKGLLRSIRVGARTFWAKATGKNLVGMGRALIGPLRIGLRQAGVPVLLNTALTDLHVEGDAVRGVYARDTTAGEDAEPTLMKARRGVILACGGFEHNEQMRLKYQRPPINADWSVGAAANTGDGIVAAEKLGAALDLMEDAWWGPTIPLPSGPWFALSERNAPGSIIVNVAGQRFMNEALPYVEATHRMYGGKWGQGAGPAENLPAWMILDQRCRDRYLFAGLQGGQRIPRKWLESGVVVMADTVSELAGKIGVDVDGLIGTLERFNGFARSGVDQDFHRGESAYDRYYSDPTNKPNPSLGEIKYPPYYAVQMVPGDLGTKGGIRTDVHGRALRDDGSVIEGLYAAGNVSSPVMGHTYPGPGGTIGPAMTFGYLAALHLAGKG; encoded by the coding sequence ATGACAGCTCAGGAGTTCGACGTCGTCGTGGTCGGTAGCGGTGGCGCCGGCATGGTCGCCGCCCTTACCGCTGCTCACCGGGGCCTGTCGGCGGTAATCATCGAGAAGGCTCCGCACTACGGCGGGTCGACCGCCCGCTCAGGCGGCGGCGTGTGGATTCCCAACAACGAAGTCCTCCAACGCGACGGTGTGCGGGACACCCCGGAAGCTGCCCGCACGTACCTGCACGGGATCATCGGCGACGTCGTCGAACCCGAGCGCATCGACACCTACCTTGAGCGCGGCCCCGAGATGCTCTCATTTGTGCTGAAGCACACCCCGTTGAAGATGTGCTGGGTTCCGGGTTATTCGGACTACTATCCCGAAGCCGAGGGCGGACGGCCGGGCGGCCGTTCGATCGAACCAAAACCGTTCAACGCCAAAAAGCTCGGACCCGATCTTGCCGGGCTGGAACCTCCGTACAGCAAGGTACCACTCAACGTCGTTGTGATGCAGCAGGATTATGTTCGGCTCAACCTGCTCAAGCGCCACCCGAAGGGACTGCTGCGCAGCATACGGGTGGGCGCTCGCACGTTTTGGGCCAAGGCGACCGGCAAGAACCTGGTCGGCATGGGACGCGCGCTGATCGGCCCGCTGCGAATCGGATTGCGACAGGCCGGTGTCCCGGTGCTGCTCAACACCGCATTGACAGATCTGCACGTCGAAGGTGATGCGGTGCGGGGGGTCTACGCCAGAGATACCACAGCGGGAGAGGATGCTGAACCGACATTGATGAAGGCCCGTCGGGGCGTCATCTTGGCCTGCGGCGGTTTTGAGCACAACGAGCAGATGCGGCTCAAATACCAGCGGCCCCCGATCAACGCCGATTGGTCCGTCGGCGCTGCCGCGAACACCGGTGACGGGATTGTGGCGGCTGAGAAACTCGGCGCCGCTTTAGATCTGATGGAAGACGCCTGGTGGGGACCGACGATTCCGCTGCCCAGCGGCCCGTGGTTCGCATTGTCGGAACGCAACGCGCCCGGCTCGATCATCGTCAACGTGGCCGGTCAGCGGTTCATGAATGAAGCGCTGCCCTATGTGGAGGCCACCCACCGGATGTATGGCGGGAAATGGGGCCAGGGGGCAGGCCCGGCGGAAAACCTGCCCGCGTGGATGATCCTCGACCAGCGATGCCGCGATCGCTATCTGTTTGCCGGACTGCAGGGCGGGCAACGTATTCCACGTAAGTGGCTGGAGTCTGGCGTCGTCGTGATGGCCGACACCGTCTCAGAGTTGGCGGGTAAGATCGGAGTGGACGTCGACGGGCTGATAGGTACGCTTGAGCGGTTCAACGGGTTTGCGCGCAGCGGTGTGGATCAGGACTTCCATCGCGGTGAGAGTGCCTACGACCGCTACTACAGCGATCCCACCAACAAGCCCAACCCAAGCCTCGGTGAGATCAAGTATCCCCCCTACTACGCTGTCCAGATGGTTCCCGGGGATCTGGGTACCAAGGGTGGTATCCGCACCGACGTGCATGGACGCGCGTTGCGCGACGACGGCAGCGTCATCGAGGGACTCTATGCCGCAGGCAATGTCAGCTCACCGGTGATGGGTCACACCTATCCCGGCCCTGGCGGTACCATCGGGCCGGCGATGACTTTCGGTTACCTGGCCGCATTGCATCTTGCGGGGAAAGGCTGA
- a CDS encoding 2-keto-4-pentenoate hydratase produces the protein MLPAATRDVLAAHLAHAERSREPIAPLTAGYPEIDVVDAYEIQLINIRRRIADGARVVGHKVGLSSSAMQQMMGVNEPDYGHLLDEMQVYEDTPVKVANYLYPRVEVEVGFILAADLPGAGCTEEDVLGATAAFAPAIELIDTRITDWKIALCDTIADNASSAGFVLGAARVAPADIDITGIDAVLSRNGEVVAKGRSDAVLGNPVTAVAWLARKVESFGVRLKAGDIVLPGSCTRAIDVRAGDNFVAEFAGLGSVRLAFE, from the coding sequence ATGCTTCCTGCCGCGACCCGCGATGTGCTGGCCGCCCACTTGGCGCACGCCGAGCGGAGCCGTGAGCCCATTGCCCCGCTGACCGCGGGCTACCCGGAGATCGACGTTGTCGACGCCTACGAGATCCAGCTGATCAATATTCGCCGCCGGATAGCTGACGGCGCCCGGGTGGTGGGTCACAAAGTGGGGCTGTCGTCGTCGGCGATGCAGCAGATGATGGGGGTCAACGAGCCCGATTACGGTCATCTGCTCGACGAGATGCAGGTCTACGAAGACACCCCGGTCAAGGTGGCGAATTACCTATACCCGCGGGTGGAGGTCGAGGTGGGTTTCATCCTGGCCGCTGACCTTCCGGGTGCGGGCTGCACCGAGGAGGATGTGCTTGGGGCGACCGCAGCGTTCGCCCCGGCCATCGAGTTGATCGACACCCGCATCACCGACTGGAAGATCGCGTTATGTGACACCATCGCCGACAACGCGTCGTCGGCGGGTTTCGTGCTCGGTGCGGCACGGGTGGCACCGGCGGATATCGACATCACCGGAATCGACGCGGTGCTCAGCCGCAACGGTGAGGTGGTGGCCAAGGGCCGCAGCGACGCGGTGCTGGGCAATCCGGTCACCGCGGTGGCGTGGTTGGCCCGTAAGGTGGAAAGCTTCGGTGTGCGGCTCAAAGCCGGTGACATCGTGTTGCCCGGCTCGTGCACCCGCGCGATCGACGTCCGGGCCGGGGACAATTTCGTCGCCGAATTCGCCGGCCTGGGGTCTGTCCGGTTAGCGTTTGAATAA
- a CDS encoding acetaldehyde dehydrogenase (acetylating): MPSKASVAIVGSGNISTDLLYKLLRSEWLEPRWMVGIDPESEGLARARKLGLETTHEGVDWLLAQPEKPDLLFEATSAYVHMAAAPKYAEAGIRAIDLTPAAVGPAVIPPVNLRDHLDAPNVNMITCGGQATIPIVYAVSRVVAVPYAEIVASVASVSAGPGTRANIDEFTKTTARGVQTIGGANRGKAIIILNPAEPPMIMRDTIFCAIPEDADRDAIIKSIHDVVAEVQTYVPGYRLLNEPQFEEPSLNSGGQAVVTTFIEVEGAGDYLPPYAGNLDIMTAAATKVGEEIAKETLSVAGGMR; the protein is encoded by the coding sequence ATGCCGTCCAAGGCTTCGGTGGCCATCGTCGGTTCCGGCAATATCAGCACCGACCTGCTGTATAAACTGCTGCGCTCAGAGTGGTTGGAGCCGCGCTGGATGGTGGGCATCGACCCGGAAAGCGAAGGGCTGGCCCGGGCCCGCAAACTGGGTCTGGAGACTACCCACGAGGGAGTGGATTGGCTGCTTGCCCAACCCGAAAAACCTGATCTGCTGTTCGAGGCCACCAGCGCCTACGTGCACATGGCTGCGGCGCCGAAGTACGCCGAAGCCGGGATTCGGGCGATCGACCTGACCCCGGCCGCGGTCGGTCCGGCGGTGATCCCCCCGGTGAATTTGCGCGATCACCTCGATGCGCCGAACGTCAACATGATCACTTGCGGCGGTCAGGCGACGATCCCGATCGTCTACGCGGTGTCGCGGGTCGTCGCAGTGCCGTATGCCGAGATTGTGGCGTCGGTGGCGTCGGTATCGGCCGGGCCGGGCACCCGGGCCAATATCGACGAGTTCACCAAGACCACCGCCCGCGGCGTGCAGACCATCGGGGGAGCGAACCGCGGCAAGGCGATTATCATCCTCAACCCCGCTGAGCCGCCGATGATCATGCGTGACACCATCTTTTGCGCTATCCCCGAAGACGCCGACCGTGACGCGATCATCAAATCCATCCATGACGTGGTTGCCGAAGTGCAAACCTATGTGCCTGGGTACCGGTTACTCAATGAGCCGCAGTTCGAGGAGCCGTCATTGAACTCCGGCGGTCAAGCGGTGGTTACCACGTTCATCGAAGTCGAAGGCGCCGGGGATTATCTGCCGCCGTATGCGGGCAATCTGGACATCATGACGGCGGCGGCCACCAAGGTGGGCGAGGAGATCGCCAAAGAGACTCTGTCCGTCGCAGGAGGTATGCGATGA
- the dmpG gene encoding 4-hydroxy-2-oxovalerate aldolase: MTAGIWDVRITDTSLRDGSHHKRHQFTKGEVQSIVAALDAAGVPVIEVTHGDGLGGSSFNYGFSKVPEQELIKLAAETAKEARIAFLMLPGVGTKDDIKEAQDNGGSICRIATHCTEADVSIQHFGLARELGLETVGFLMMAHTVPPEKLAAQARIMADAGCQCVYVVDSAGALVLEGVRDRVAALVAELGDDAQVGFHGHENLGLGVANSVEAVRAGAKQIDGSCRRFGAGAGNAPVEALIGVFDKIGVKTGIDFFDIADAAEDVVRPAMPAECVLDRNALIMGYAGVYSSFLKHAVRQAERYNVPASALLYRAGQRKLIGGQEDQLIDIALEIKREQERGRAVTH, encoded by the coding sequence ATGACTGCCGGTATTTGGGATGTCCGCATCACCGACACCTCGTTGCGGGACGGCTCGCACCACAAACGCCACCAGTTCACCAAAGGCGAGGTCCAGTCCATCGTCGCGGCGCTGGACGCCGCCGGGGTGCCGGTGATCGAGGTGACCCACGGCGACGGTTTGGGCGGATCGTCATTCAACTACGGCTTTTCTAAAGTTCCTGAACAGGAACTGATCAAGCTGGCCGCCGAGACCGCGAAAGAAGCCAGGATCGCGTTTTTGATGCTGCCGGGGGTCGGCACCAAAGACGACATCAAAGAAGCGCAGGACAATGGCGGGTCAATTTGCCGGATCGCCACCCATTGCACCGAGGCCGACGTGTCGATCCAGCATTTCGGGCTGGCCCGCGAGCTGGGTCTGGAAACGGTCGGGTTTTTGATGATGGCCCACACCGTCCCGCCGGAAAAACTGGCCGCGCAGGCCCGCATCATGGCTGACGCGGGCTGTCAGTGTGTCTATGTCGTCGACTCCGCCGGTGCGCTGGTGCTCGAAGGCGTGCGCGACCGGGTCGCCGCACTGGTGGCCGAACTCGGCGACGACGCCCAGGTGGGCTTTCATGGGCATGAAAACCTCGGCCTGGGGGTGGCCAACTCGGTCGAGGCCGTGCGCGCCGGGGCCAAGCAGATCGACGGGTCCTGCCGGCGGTTCGGGGCCGGAGCGGGCAACGCGCCGGTGGAGGCGTTGATCGGGGTCTTCGACAAGATCGGCGTCAAAACCGGCATCGACTTCTTCGACATCGCTGATGCCGCTGAGGACGTCGTGCGCCCGGCCATGCCCGCCGAGTGCGTGCTCGACCGCAATGCGCTGATCATGGGCTACGCCGGAGTCTACTCCAGCTTCCTCAAACACGCTGTGCGCCAAGCAGAACGCTACAACGTGCCGGCCTCTGCGTTGTTGTACCGGGCCGGTCAGCGCAAACTCATCGGCGGCCAAGAGGACCAGCTCATCGATATCGCGCTGGAAATCAAGCGCGAACAGGAGCGCGGCCGGGCGGTGACCCACTAA
- a CDS encoding heme-binding protein — MSTTFTTASRLRRGLCGALAGGLLGTTASVLIALPVANGDPQQQCNTTVGQSIDSYLKRHPDVRQELMAKAQAESPGSPNALLDYLQRHPDVRQALITLSQQCTS, encoded by the coding sequence ATGAGCACCACCTTCACGACCGCCAGTCGGCTTCGCCGCGGACTCTGCGGCGCGTTGGCCGGCGGTCTACTGGGCACCACTGCGTCGGTGCTGATCGCATTGCCGGTGGCCAACGGGGATCCCCAGCAACAGTGCAATACGACCGTGGGCCAATCGATCGACTCCTATCTGAAGCGGCATCCGGATGTCAGGCAGGAGTTGATGGCTAAAGCGCAAGCGGAGTCGCCGGGCTCGCCCAACGCGCTGCTCGACTACCTCCAGCGGCACCCGGATGTGCGCCAGGCGCTGATCACACTGTCCCAGCAGTGCACCTCGTAG
- a CDS encoding SDR family oxidoreductase, which yields MTGMLDGKVVVISGVGPALGTTLARRCARDGADLVLAARTADRLDDVAKQIAETGRRAVPVATDITDDDQVKNLVDSALAAYGKVDVLINNAFRVPSMKPLAGTTFQHIRDAIELTVLGALRVIQGFTPALAQAKGAIVNVNSMVIRHSQPKYGAYKMAKSALLAMSQSLASELGEQGIRVNSVAPGYIWGETLKRYFEHQAGKYGTTVEQIYTATAANSDLKRLPTEDEVSAAIVFLASDLASGITGQTLDVNCGEYKA from the coding sequence ATGACCGGGATGCTCGACGGCAAAGTAGTGGTGATCAGCGGTGTCGGCCCCGCGCTGGGCACCACACTTGCACGGCGGTGCGCGCGCGACGGCGCCGACCTGGTGCTGGCGGCCCGGACCGCCGACCGTCTCGACGACGTCGCGAAACAAATCGCCGAAACCGGCCGACGCGCGGTGCCCGTCGCCACCGATATCACCGACGACGACCAGGTGAAAAACCTCGTTGACTCGGCGTTGGCCGCCTACGGCAAAGTCGATGTGCTGATCAACAACGCTTTTCGAGTGCCCTCGATGAAGCCATTGGCTGGAACGACGTTTCAGCATATCCGCGACGCGATCGAGCTCACCGTGTTGGGCGCGTTGCGGGTCATCCAGGGCTTCACACCCGCGCTCGCACAGGCCAAAGGCGCGATCGTCAACGTCAACTCCATGGTGATCCGGCACTCCCAGCCGAAATACGGTGCATACAAGATGGCCAAGTCAGCACTGCTGGCGATGTCTCAATCCTTGGCCAGCGAACTCGGCGAACAGGGGATTAGAGTTAATTCCGTTGCTCCCGGCTATATTTGGGGAGAAACACTGAAGCGCTACTTCGAGCATCAGGCTGGCAAGTACGGGACCACGGTAGAGCAGATCTATACCGCCACCGCCGCGAATTCCGACTTGAAACGGCTGCCGACTGAGGACGAGGTTTCGGCGGCGATCGTATTCTTGGCGAGCGACCTGGCCAGCGGTATCACCGGCCAGACGCTCGACGTCAACTGTGGGGAGTACAAAGCCTAA
- a CDS encoding sulfotransferase family protein yields MAERTDVGTVEELHASASKLVGLDDFGTDDDNYREALAVLLDSYQREADLTPLGSKMNRFFLRGALVARLLSEAAWKQYPEHADVVIERPIFVTGLVRTGTTALHRLLGADPAHQGLHMWLAEYPQPRPPRETWESNPVYRQLQAQFTRHHQENPGYTGLHYMAADELEECWQLLRQSFHSVSYETLAHIPSYARWLAQQDWTPAYRRHRKNLQLIGLNDAGKRWVLKNPSHLFALDALMSTYPDALIVQTHRPVETIMASMCSLAHHTTEGWSNTFVGAQIGEDAMETWSRGLQRFNVARAKYDPTQFYDVDYADFVSDPIGTVESLYRYFGLTFTEEARAAMEQSHAESRRGERAPRHAYSLADYGLTAESVKERFAGL; encoded by the coding sequence ATGGCCGAGCGCACCGACGTCGGCACCGTCGAAGAGCTGCACGCGTCGGCCAGCAAGCTGGTCGGGCTTGATGACTTCGGCACCGACGACGATAACTATCGGGAAGCGCTTGCGGTGCTGCTTGACTCCTACCAGCGCGAAGCAGACCTCACCCCGTTGGGCAGCAAGATGAACCGGTTTTTTCTGCGTGGTGCGCTGGTGGCACGGCTGTTGTCCGAAGCTGCCTGGAAACAGTACCCCGAGCACGCCGACGTAGTCATTGAGCGCCCGATCTTCGTCACCGGGCTGGTGCGCACCGGAACCACCGCGCTGCACCGGCTCCTCGGCGCCGATCCTGCGCACCAGGGCTTGCACATGTGGCTGGCAGAGTACCCGCAGCCGCGCCCCCCGCGCGAAACCTGGGAATCCAACCCGGTGTATCGTCAACTCCAAGCACAGTTCACTCGCCACCACCAAGAGAACCCTGGATACACCGGGCTGCATTACATGGCTGCCGACGAGCTCGAGGAATGCTGGCAGCTACTGCGGCAGTCGTTTCACTCGGTTTCCTACGAAACCCTGGCCCACATACCCAGTTACGCGCGATGGCTGGCACAGCAGGACTGGACACCGGCGTATCGACGGCACCGCAAAAACCTTCAGCTGATCGGTCTCAACGATGCGGGTAAACGGTGGGTGCTGAAAAATCCCAGCCACCTGTTCGCGCTGGATGCGCTGATGTCGACCTATCCCGATGCGCTGATCGTACAGACGCACCGACCCGTGGAGACGATCATGGCGTCGATGTGTTCGCTGGCCCATCACACCACCGAGGGCTGGTCGAATACTTTCGTGGGCGCCCAGATCGGCGAGGACGCAATGGAAACCTGGTCACGTGGGCTGCAGCGGTTCAATGTTGCTCGCGCCAAATATGATCCAACTCAGTTCTACGATGTCGACTATGCAGATTTCGTATCCGATCCGATCGGCACGGTGGAATCTCTCTACCGATACTTCGGATTGACGTTCACCGAGGAGGCCCGCGCTGCCATGGAACAAAGCCATGCGGAAAGCCGGCGGGGAGAGCGAGCACCCAGACACGCCTATTCGCTTGCTGACTACGGACTTACAGCGGAGTCTGTCAAAGAACGCTTCGCGGGGCTGTGA
- a CDS encoding Rieske 2Fe-2S domain-containing protein: MSTDGVAVREIDSGTLPDRYARGWHCLGPVKEFLDGQPHPIEAFGTKLVVFADSHGDLHVLDAYCRHMGGDLTQGTIKGDEIACPFHDWRWAGDGRCTLVPYAKRTPRMARTRSWLTDVRSGLLFIWHDHEGNPPPEEVRIPEIPEWASDEWTDWRWNRELIPSNCRDIIDNVVDMAHFFYIHFGFPTYFKNVFEGHIASQYLRTVGRPDVDLGGSQYTGEQILDSEASYFGPSFMINWLHNNYGGYKAESILINCHYPVTQNSFMLQWGVIVQKPKGMDEEMTEKLAEAFTAGVSKGFLQDVEIWRHKTRIDNPLLVEEDGAVYQLRRWYQQFYVDAADVTPEMTDRFEIEVDTTKANEFWHKEVEENLRRKADEETKRQAAQPSR; the protein is encoded by the coding sequence GTGAGTACCGACGGCGTCGCGGTCCGTGAGATCGATAGCGGCACCCTGCCGGACCGGTACGCTCGCGGGTGGCACTGCCTGGGGCCGGTCAAGGAGTTCCTGGATGGCCAACCGCACCCGATCGAGGCGTTCGGCACCAAGCTCGTCGTGTTCGCGGACTCGCACGGCGATCTGCACGTGCTCGACGCCTATTGCCGGCACATGGGTGGCGACCTGACCCAGGGCACCATCAAGGGCGACGAAATCGCCTGTCCGTTCCACGATTGGCGGTGGGCCGGTGACGGACGCTGCACGTTGGTTCCCTACGCCAAGCGCACCCCTCGCATGGCCCGCACCAGGTCCTGGCTGACCGACGTGCGCAGCGGCTTGCTGTTCATCTGGCATGATCACGAAGGCAACCCTCCCCCGGAGGAGGTGCGAATACCCGAGATTCCGGAATGGGCCAGCGATGAGTGGACCGACTGGCGCTGGAATCGGGAGCTGATCCCGTCGAACTGCCGCGACATCATCGACAACGTCGTCGACATGGCGCACTTTTTCTACATCCACTTCGGTTTCCCAACGTATTTCAAGAACGTCTTCGAGGGTCACATCGCCTCGCAGTACCTGCGCACCGTGGGCCGCCCCGATGTTGACCTGGGCGGTTCGCAATACACCGGCGAGCAGATTCTCGATTCGGAGGCTTCGTATTTCGGGCCGTCGTTCATGATCAACTGGCTGCACAACAACTACGGCGGCTACAAGGCCGAATCGATCCTGATCAACTGCCACTACCCGGTCACGCAGAACTCGTTCATGCTGCAGTGGGGGGTGATCGTCCAGAAGCCCAAGGGCATGGATGAGGAGATGACCGAAAAGCTCGCCGAGGCCTTCACGGCGGGCGTCAGCAAGGGGTTCCTTCAGGACGTTGAGATTTGGCGGCACAAGACCCGCATCGACAATCCACTGCTGGTCGAGGAGGACGGCGCAGTGTATCAGTTGCGTCGCTGGTATCAGCAGTTTTATGTCGACGCCGCTGACGTCACACCAGAGATGACGGACCGATTCGAGATCGAGGTGGACACCACCAAGGCCAACGAGTTCTGGCACAAAGAAGTCGAAGAAAACCTCCGCCGGAAGGCCGACGAAGAAACGAAAAGGCAAGCCGCCCAGCCCTCCCGATGA
- a CDS encoding gamma carbonic anhydrase family protein: MPLFSFEGRSPKIDPTAFVAPTATLIGDVTVEAGASVWFNAVLRADYVPIIVREGANVQDGAVLHAPPGIPVDIGPGATVAHLCLVHGAHVGAEALIANHATVLDGAVIGARSMIAAGALVVAGTKIPDEVLVVGVPATIKGPIAGTGAEMWVNVNPQAYQDLARRYRAGLEPV; the protein is encoded by the coding sequence ATGCCGCTGTTTTCCTTCGAGGGCCGATCGCCCAAGATCGACCCCACTGCGTTCGTCGCCCCCACCGCCACCCTGATCGGTGACGTCACGGTGGAGGCGGGGGCCTCGGTATGGTTCAACGCCGTGCTGCGCGCCGACTACGTCCCCATCATTGTGCGCGAGGGCGCCAACGTGCAGGACGGTGCCGTCTTGCACGCACCGCCGGGCATCCCGGTCGACATCGGACCCGGTGCAACCGTGGCGCATCTGTGTCTGGTCCACGGTGCGCATGTCGGCGCGGAGGCGTTGATCGCCAACCATGCCACGGTCCTCGACGGCGCAGTGATCGGAGCACGCAGCATGATCGCCGCCGGCGCTCTGGTGGTCGCCGGCACCAAGATTCCGGACGAGGTCCTGGTAGTCGGGGTGCCGGCGACCATCAAAGGCCCGATCGCCGGAACCGGTGCCGAGATGTGGGTGAATGTCAATCCGCAGGCTTACCAGGATCTGGCGCGGCGCTACCGGGCCGGACTGGAGCCGGTTTAG
- a CDS encoding nuclear transport factor 2 family protein → MTDINTRTEHPAHAAGRRSREAVRAKDKEAWLAVFADDAIVEDPIGPSVFDPEGKGHRGRDAISAFWDKAIAPTDSIEFDFRDTFQCGHEEANVGNIVITMGGHQITAEGVFTYKVNDDGKLVALRAYWEPERAAATARPV, encoded by the coding sequence ATGACCGACATAAATACCCGGACAGAGCACCCTGCACACGCCGCCGGCCGTCGCTCCCGCGAGGCGGTGCGGGCGAAAGACAAAGAAGCGTGGCTGGCGGTGTTCGCCGACGATGCCATCGTCGAAGACCCGATCGGGCCGTCGGTGTTCGACCCCGAAGGCAAAGGACACCGTGGCCGTGATGCCATCTCAGCGTTCTGGGACAAGGCGATTGCACCGACGGACTCGATCGAGTTCGACTTCCGCGACACCTTCCAGTGCGGCCATGAAGAAGCCAATGTCGGCAACATCGTCATCACCATGGGCGGACACCAGATCACCGCGGAGGGGGTGTTCACCTACAAGGTGAACGACGACGGCAAGCTGGTGGCGCTGCGCGCATACTGGGAGCCGGAGCGCGCCGCCGCCACCGCCCGGCCAGTCTAA
- a CDS encoding TIGR03619 family F420-dependent LLM class oxidoreductase: MKYTCSIAMGPIDELLDIARTAEDCGFDSIALPDSLFYMEKASADYPYTADGSRMWNENTPWVDPLIAAAAMGAVTSTLRFYTNVMKLGSRNPLLLARQVGSVANLTNNRFGFGIGIGWAPEEFEWCGQPYARRGARVDEMIEVIKLVLGGGMVEFHGEFYDFDRLQMSPAPSAPVPFYVGGHTEPALKRAARIGDGWTSAMMTCEQLRDTIARLNVLRAEYGRAGQPFEFQAVCVDKFGVDGHRQLAEIGVTDNIVIPWILDGLGFDAPLDKKKDSLKRFADTYIHSGWQDEA; encoded by the coding sequence ATGAAGTACACGTGCAGTATCGCGATGGGTCCCATCGACGAACTGCTCGATATCGCCCGCACCGCTGAGGACTGTGGATTCGACTCGATCGCGCTGCCCGATTCGCTGTTTTATATGGAAAAGGCGTCCGCGGATTACCCTTACACCGCGGACGGTTCCCGGATGTGGAACGAGAACACACCCTGGGTCGACCCGCTGATCGCTGCGGCGGCAATGGGTGCGGTGACCTCGACGCTGCGGTTCTACACCAACGTGATGAAACTCGGTTCCCGCAACCCGCTGCTGCTGGCTCGCCAAGTCGGGTCGGTCGCTAATTTAACCAACAACCGGTTCGGCTTTGGCATCGGGATCGGCTGGGCACCAGAGGAATTCGAATGGTGCGGGCAGCCGTATGCGCGCCGCGGCGCGCGGGTCGACGAGATGATCGAGGTCATCAAATTAGTCCTCGGCGGCGGTATGGTGGAATTTCACGGCGAGTTCTATGACTTCGACAGGTTGCAGATGAGCCCGGCGCCCAGCGCACCGGTGCCGTTCTACGTCGGCGGCCATACCGAGCCTGCGCTCAAGCGGGCTGCCCGCATCGGCGACGGCTGGACCAGCGCCATGATGACGTGTGAGCAGTTACGCGACACCATCGCACGGCTCAATGTGCTGCGCGCCGAATACGGCCGCGCCGGTCAACCTTTCGAGTTTCAGGCGGTGTGCGTTGACAAGTTCGGCGTGGACGGGCACCGTCAGCTCGCCGAGATCGGCGTCACCGACAACATCGTCATCCCCTGGATTCTTGACGGCCTCGGCTTCGACGCGCCGCTGGACAAGAAGAAGGACTCGCTCAAACGCTTCGCCGACACCTATATTCACTCCGGCTGGCAGGACGAGGCATGA